The region ATCCTGGTTGGCCGTGTTCTCTACCAGGGCTTTGCCAGCTTCTGGCCGACCATCACGAACAACCCGTCAATCCCTCCAGAACTGGCCGATTTTGCCAACTGGATGAATACGACCCCAAAGATTGTCTTCTCAAACACATTGACAACGGTCGGCTGGCAAAACGCCCGTCTGGCAGAAGCCGACGTTGCCACAGAAATAGCCACCTTAAAACAGCAGCCGGGAGGTGATATGGTAGTGTTTGGCGGAGCGGAATTTGTCGCGTCACTTGCCAGACTGGACCTGATCGATGAGTACCGGATCAAACTTGAACCCATTATCCTGGGCACCGGAAAAGCACTCTTTAAAGACGTGACCGAGCGAATCAGACTGACGCTCACGAAAGCGAAATCGTTCGATTCCGGCGTAGTTGGGCTTTATTATCAGGTTAATCGAGCAAACCAGACTACGCAAACCTTATAAACAACTACCTAAAATGAACACACTACCCATTCGTAAAAGCACTAAAAAAGACCGAATCATCTACTGGACGGCTACCCTGCTGATTGTTCTCTTCGACTCGGTAGGTGCCCTGGGTTTTAACACGCCTTTAGCTATCGAAGGCACCCGGCATCTTGGCTTTCCCGACTATTTTAGGGTAGAACTTAGCCTGGGGAAAATCCTTGGTGGTATTCTTCTGGT is a window of Spirosoma linguale DSM 74 DNA encoding:
- a CDS encoding hypothetical protein (KEGG: acp:A2cp1_0382 hypothetical protein), which encodes MNTLPIRKSTKKDRIIYWTATLLIVLFDSVGALGFNTPLAIEGTRHLGFPDYFRVELSLGKILGGILLVLPMIPARIKEWAYVGFGISMISAIIANLVVDGPAQASLPFVCLIVLIVSYVYYHRIHK
- a CDS encoding bifunctional deaminase-reductase domain protein (PFAM: bifunctional deaminase-reductase domain protein~KEGG: abc:ACICU_01927 dihydrofolate reductase) yields the protein MRKVILFMHVSLDGFVCGPNGEQDWMTMDDDEVGRYLVPDLQTTVDSILVGRVLYQGFASFWPTITNNPSIPPELADFANWMNTTPKIVFSNTLTTVGWQNARLAEADVATEIATLKQQPGGDMVVFGGAEFVASLARLDLIDEYRIKLEPIILGTGKALFKDVTERIRLTLTKAKSFDSGVVGLYYQVNRANQTTQTL